The Glycine soja cultivar W05 chromosome 8, ASM419377v2, whole genome shotgun sequence genome has a window encoding:
- the LOC114423092 gene encoding cyclin-D2-1-like isoform X2 encodes MCIKFSSFNPSIEALVSQDESPSLDHKNLNFNNQYLIKDNHHGSEHLLDFSVQSDETVLGLVGREKENLPQDGYLKRLLSGDLDLSVRKEALDWIWKAHAYFDFGPCSLCLSVNYLDRFLSVYELPRGKSWSMQLLAVACLSIAAKMEEIKVPPCVDLQFAFEAKDIQRMELLVLSTLRWKMQASTPFSFLDYFLRKITCDQVIVKSSILRSVGPILNIIKCINFLEFRPSEIAAAVAISVSREMQAEEIDKTLTCFFIVGKERILKCLELIKDLSLIQDSANLGTNLASFVPQSPIGVLDAACLSSISDELTVGSYTDSSLNTPNSKRRRKSD; translated from the exons atgtgcATAAAGTTTTCTTCTTTCAATCCATCTATTGAAGCACTAGTTTCACAAG ATGAATCTCCTTCATTGGACCACAAAAATCTTAACTTTAACAATCAGTATCTGATTAAGGACAATCATCATGGATCGGAACATTTGTTGGATTTTTCTGTACAGAGCGATGAAACTGTTTTGGGTTTGGTTGGgagggagaaggaaaatttGCCCCAAGATGGTTACCTCAAGAGACTTCTTAGTGGGGACTTGGACTTGAGTGTTAGGAAGGAGGCTCTTGATTGGATTTGGAAG GCTCATGCATACTTTGACTTTGGACCCTGTAGCTTATGTCTATCTGTTAACTACTTGGATCGGTTCCTATCAGTATATGAATTACCA AGAGGCAAAAGTTGGAGTATGCAACTGTTAGCTGTAGCATGTTTGTCAATTGCTGCCAAAATGGAGGAGATTAAAGTGCCTCCTTGTGTAGATTTACAG TTTGCATTTGAAGCTAAAGACATTCAAAGAATGGAACTACTGGTGTTAAGCACATTGAGATGGAAAATGCAAGCTTCAACTCCATTTTCCTTCCTAGATTACTTCCTCAGGAAGATCACTTGTGACCAAGTTATAGTAAAGTCATCCATTTTAAGATCAGTAGGACCCATCCTTAACATAATTAAAT GTAtcaatttcttggaattcaGGCCCTCTGAAATTGCTGCAGCAGTGGCAATTTCTGTATCAAGGGAAATGCAAGCAGAAGAGATTGACAAGACCTTAACATGTTTTTTCATTGTAGGGAAG GAAAGAATTTTGAAGTGTCTTGAATTGATCAAAGATTTGTCCTTGATCCAAGATTCTGCTAACTTAGGCACCAACTTAGCATCATTTGTACCCCAAAGCCCTATTGGGGTGCTGGATGCTGCATGCTTGAGCTCTATAAGTGATGAATTAACAGTTGGATCATATACAGATTCATCCCTTAATACTCCAAATTCTAAGAGGAGGAGGAAATCTGACTAA
- the LOC114423092 gene encoding cyclin-D2-1-like isoform X1: MEGSIDPATSSLLCLENNDMCFDDFDCNVADESPSLDHKNLNFNNQYLIKDNHHGSEHLLDFSVQSDETVLGLVGREKENLPQDGYLKRLLSGDLDLSVRKEALDWIWKAHAYFDFGPCSLCLSVNYLDRFLSVYELPRGKSWSMQLLAVACLSIAAKMEEIKVPPCVDLQFAFEAKDIQRMELLVLSTLRWKMQASTPFSFLDYFLRKITCDQVIVKSSILRSVGPILNIIKCINFLEFRPSEIAAAVAISVSREMQAEEIDKTLTCFFIVGKERILKCLELIKDLSLIQDSANLGTNLASFVPQSPIGVLDAACLSSISDELTVGSYTDSSLNTPNSKRRRKSD, encoded by the exons ATGGAAGGGAGCATTGACCCTGCAACCTCAAGCCTTCTGTGTCTGGAAAACAATGACATGTGCTTTGATGATTTTGATTGTAATGTTGCAGATGAATCTCCTTCATTGGACCACAAAAATCTTAACTTTAACAATCAGTATCTGATTAAGGACAATCATCATGGATCGGAACATTTGTTGGATTTTTCTGTACAGAGCGATGAAACTGTTTTGGGTTTGGTTGGgagggagaaggaaaatttGCCCCAAGATGGTTACCTCAAGAGACTTCTTAGTGGGGACTTGGACTTGAGTGTTAGGAAGGAGGCTCTTGATTGGATTTGGAAG GCTCATGCATACTTTGACTTTGGACCCTGTAGCTTATGTCTATCTGTTAACTACTTGGATCGGTTCCTATCAGTATATGAATTACCA AGAGGCAAAAGTTGGAGTATGCAACTGTTAGCTGTAGCATGTTTGTCAATTGCTGCCAAAATGGAGGAGATTAAAGTGCCTCCTTGTGTAGATTTACAG TTTGCATTTGAAGCTAAAGACATTCAAAGAATGGAACTACTGGTGTTAAGCACATTGAGATGGAAAATGCAAGCTTCAACTCCATTTTCCTTCCTAGATTACTTCCTCAGGAAGATCACTTGTGACCAAGTTATAGTAAAGTCATCCATTTTAAGATCAGTAGGACCCATCCTTAACATAATTAAAT GTAtcaatttcttggaattcaGGCCCTCTGAAATTGCTGCAGCAGTGGCAATTTCTGTATCAAGGGAAATGCAAGCAGAAGAGATTGACAAGACCTTAACATGTTTTTTCATTGTAGGGAAG GAAAGAATTTTGAAGTGTCTTGAATTGATCAAAGATTTGTCCTTGATCCAAGATTCTGCTAACTTAGGCACCAACTTAGCATCATTTGTACCCCAAAGCCCTATTGGGGTGCTGGATGCTGCATGCTTGAGCTCTATAAGTGATGAATTAACAGTTGGATCATATACAGATTCATCCCTTAATACTCCAAATTCTAAGAGGAGGAGGAAATCTGACTAA